In the genome of Deinococcus deserti VCD115, one region contains:
- a CDS encoding type II secretion system protein, giving the protein MKNGTQGFTLIELLIVIAIIGILAAVLIPNLLGARKSATARAGQAHNSNVYKAAIANLADNNTATAATVITAMGGADCKDGVVGTYTVDTAPAGTTSCQITANGTDDFFVDTVMDASGNNKNFRNGKETAAAAPAAPAN; this is encoded by the coding sequence ATGAAGAACGGAACGCAAGGCTTCACCCTGATTGAGCTGCTCATTGTTATCGCCATCATTGGCATCCTGGCTGCCGTCCTGATCCCTAACCTGCTTGGCGCCCGGAAGAGCGCCACCGCCCGCGCTGGTCAGGCGCACAACAGCAATGTCTACAAAGCCGCCATTGCCAACCTGGCTGACAACAACACCGCCACCGCAGCCACCGTTATCACCGCTATGGGCGGGGCTGACTGTAAAGACGGCGTGGTAGGGACCTACACTGTTGATACTGCTCCTGCCGGCACCACCAGCTGCCAGATCACCGCCAACGGCACCGACGACTTCTTCGTTGACACCGTCATGGACGCCTCCGGCAATAACAAGAACTTCCGTAACGGCAAGGAAACCGCCGCGGCTGCTCCTGCTGCTCCTGCCAACTAA
- a CDS encoding pilus assembly FimT family protein, with the protein MRRAGFTLIEVLVVIAMIGILSVIGAGSYSRWLANNDVQLAAATLTQRIQEARTLAKRGTANVVLTTVADSATFTSNGKTYSVPAATIKTAQTLTFQPPYGVLSNPTYPIDVTVQSTRNSAVTRKVRIISMLGKVVIQ; encoded by the coding sequence ATGAGAAGAGCTGGCTTTACCCTCATTGAAGTTTTGGTTGTCATTGCCATGATCGGTATTCTGTCCGTCATCGGTGCAGGAAGTTATTCTCGGTGGCTAGCGAACAACGACGTCCAATTGGCGGCGGCGACCCTGACTCAGCGCATCCAGGAGGCACGTACCCTGGCAAAACGGGGAACAGCCAATGTTGTCCTGACTACCGTGGCGGACAGCGCGACGTTTACCTCAAATGGAAAGACCTATTCGGTACCCGCCGCCACGATCAAAACAGCTCAGACCCTGACGTTTCAGCCGCCCTACGGCGTCCTGAGCAACCCAACATATCCGATTGATGTGACCGTGCAGTCCACACGGAACTCCGCCGTGACACGCAAAGTCCGCATCATCAGCATGCTCGGCAAGGTGGTTATTCAATGA
- a CDS encoding ATP-dependent helicase — translation MEFTVEQQRIVEHCDGHALVFAVAGSGKTTTLVSRVRYLVNHKRVRPTRILTTTFTREAGRSLREKLAEYPECAGVETLTLHALATRILDRARTMGLTDLIIGEDHFSQRLFSEARTQLLAELSEDERELASRLRQMTFKDFDTYLGIQKGNLRLPYLPQDLPPQAAALVQPPEGGPDPYARVYERHDELRRREGKLDFDDMIVAAWMLLSRFSALQQDIRAKWDYISVDEFQDVNLAQSEMMDLVAGGCRSYMAIGDDDQTIYQWRGAHPRFILGFAKRYGAQEYTLPANFRCPLGVIALADRVIGENRIRAPKRLRATRNGCGVHIHPPRTGEAAHVAMQALKEGRNPDDIVILLRTYAQSAEIEQVLLEERTPYRLIGAAPFYRRPEVTTLLAYIELALADLDTLAGRPLSTERRERIQAHWKSVAHRPSRYLRLTDVERIAREAWRSGRTLATTLEAFAESQPDHVAKPVALLATWLGFLTEDMGTTPGRDVLLDFVGAIGYREYLVSTAPTTEFGQERAGMVDALAEMAQTRSLGELVTHLAQLHEQVRYEETLRKRGQDEEPRLTIMTAFRAKGLEWPVVIIPDCTSAIYTGKPHADPAAGEEERRVFYVALTRAQQELHLIVGEDDNTTRFLEDVNYDRVVRQHDRLAGLLTRQPQAWSAGDTIEAAEILGQFEHEGFVQRWLTPEVRRPLLAGFHNLANHQALATHTDPVAAEVRRLLDLQKYAAHGPLDIAGIKGGKWPDLEAVLTARRGGPSRTEPRSPGSAAGSTTRSSSVDALGRSTIPTNTSLALSPGERVRHARFGDGEVVQVKVLGAQTEALIRFESGTKRITLEFARLEKLSN, via the coding sequence ATGGAATTTACTGTTGAGCAGCAGCGCATTGTGGAACATTGTGACGGTCACGCCCTCGTGTTCGCGGTCGCGGGGAGCGGGAAAACCACAACACTGGTGAGCCGAGTACGCTATCTCGTCAATCACAAACGCGTACGACCGACCCGCATCCTCACGACTACGTTCACACGCGAGGCTGGCCGGAGCCTCCGAGAAAAACTTGCGGAATATCCAGAGTGCGCGGGCGTTGAAACCCTGACTCTGCATGCGCTCGCCACCCGCATCCTGGACCGGGCGCGCACTATGGGCCTGACTGACCTCATCATCGGTGAGGACCATTTTAGTCAACGCCTGTTCAGTGAAGCCCGCACACAATTGCTTGCCGAGCTCTCTGAGGACGAGCGAGAACTTGCGTCTCGTCTGAGGCAGATGACCTTTAAGGACTTCGACACGTACCTGGGAATTCAAAAAGGCAACCTCCGTCTTCCGTATCTTCCGCAGGACCTCCCGCCGCAAGCGGCAGCACTGGTGCAGCCACCAGAAGGCGGTCCCGACCCATACGCACGCGTGTACGAACGCCATGATGAGCTCCGCCGCAGGGAAGGCAAACTGGACTTCGATGACATGATCGTCGCCGCGTGGATGCTGCTGAGCCGCTTTTCAGCGCTTCAGCAGGACATCCGAGCCAAATGGGATTACATCAGCGTGGACGAGTTCCAGGACGTGAACCTCGCTCAGAGCGAGATGATGGACCTTGTTGCAGGGGGCTGCCGCTCGTACATGGCTATTGGAGATGACGATCAGACCATCTACCAGTGGCGCGGCGCGCACCCCCGGTTCATCCTTGGCTTTGCGAAGCGATACGGTGCGCAGGAATATACCCTACCAGCGAACTTCCGCTGCCCGCTGGGCGTCATTGCCCTGGCAGATCGGGTGATCGGGGAGAACCGCATCCGCGCCCCGAAGCGGCTCCGAGCCACCCGAAATGGCTGCGGCGTGCACATTCATCCTCCACGCACCGGGGAAGCGGCGCACGTTGCAATGCAGGCTCTCAAAGAAGGCCGGAATCCCGACGACATCGTCATCCTTCTGCGCACGTACGCGCAGTCGGCAGAGATTGAGCAAGTACTTCTAGAAGAGCGGACCCCGTACCGTCTGATTGGAGCTGCACCGTTCTACCGGCGTCCAGAGGTCACCACGTTACTCGCGTACATCGAACTGGCCCTCGCGGACCTGGACACGCTGGCTGGCCGTCCCTTGAGCACCGAACGGCGGGAGCGGATACAGGCGCACTGGAAGAGTGTTGCCCACCGGCCTTCCCGGTATTTACGGCTCACTGACGTCGAACGCATTGCGCGGGAGGCTTGGCGTTCGGGACGCACCCTCGCGACCACGCTTGAGGCTTTTGCGGAGAGCCAGCCGGATCATGTAGCCAAACCAGTGGCATTGCTGGCCACCTGGCTCGGTTTCCTCACGGAGGATATGGGGACCACCCCGGGCCGAGACGTCCTGCTGGACTTTGTCGGAGCGATCGGTTACCGCGAGTATCTGGTGAGTACAGCACCCACCACGGAGTTCGGGCAAGAGCGCGCTGGGATGGTCGACGCCCTGGCAGAAATGGCGCAGACCCGCTCGCTGGGTGAACTTGTCACGCATCTCGCGCAGCTGCACGAGCAGGTTCGCTACGAGGAAACCCTTCGGAAACGGGGGCAAGATGAAGAGCCACGCCTGACGATCATGACTGCGTTCCGTGCCAAGGGGCTGGAGTGGCCCGTGGTCATCATTCCCGACTGTACGTCAGCCATTTACACTGGCAAACCGCACGCAGATCCCGCCGCAGGCGAGGAAGAGCGGCGGGTATTCTACGTGGCCTTAACACGAGCGCAGCAAGAACTGCACCTGATTGTGGGTGAGGACGACAACACCACCCGCTTCCTTGAGGACGTCAATTATGACCGTGTGGTCCGGCAGCATGACCGCCTGGCTGGGCTCCTCACCCGCCAGCCGCAGGCGTGGTCAGCGGGCGATACGATTGAAGCGGCGGAGATCCTGGGGCAGTTTGAACACGAGGGGTTCGTACAGCGCTGGCTCACACCAGAAGTACGCCGGCCACTGCTGGCAGGCTTTCACAACCTGGCAAACCACCAGGCACTGGCCACGCACACTGATCCCGTCGCCGCGGAGGTGCGTCGCCTGCTTGACCTACAGAAGTACGCTGCTCACGGTCCACTGGACATCGCAGGGATCAAAGGAGGCAAGTGGCCTGACCTTGAGGCTGTGCTGACCGCGCGGCGCGGTGGACCCAGCCGCACGGAGCCGCGGTCACCGGGGAGTGCGGCTGGGTCAACGACGCGCAGTTCCAGCGTAGATGCCCTGGGACGCAGCACCATACCAACCAATACATCCCTGGCGCTGTCACCCGGTGAACGGGTTCGTCATGCCCGGTTCGGGGACGGTGAAGTGGTGCAGGTCAAGGTGTTAGGGGCGCAGACGGAAGCGCTCATTCGCTTCGAGAGCGGAACAAAACGCATTACGCTCGAGTTTGCCCGTCTGGAGAAACTCAGCAACTGA
- a CDS encoding PulJ/GspJ family protein: MREHGFTLIELLVSMAIFGILIAAVLNFQSSAMKTSGVMGNQATRLQTISDVTGYVGDRVKTARTVYAASTTVGGATCDITATPACLAIEVPVLGTVGDCAGLIVGWQKVAYRYVLWSSLAATERTPMAGISSVAYAMQEIRGAASGDYISVTTNCTIANQPAAPTVTTTSLLDDTLALTSGHAAFAYTATTKTVTIKVRSVSATGGTLRYSPTTGPYILTIFARNVL; the protein is encoded by the coding sequence GTGAGAGAGCACGGATTTACCTTAATTGAACTCCTGGTCTCCATGGCAATTTTTGGGATCCTTATAGCCGCTGTGCTGAATTTTCAGTCCAGCGCGATGAAGACTTCCGGAGTGATGGGCAACCAGGCAACTCGGCTTCAGACCATCAGCGATGTCACAGGGTATGTAGGAGACCGGGTTAAAACGGCGCGTACGGTCTATGCGGCGAGCACCACGGTTGGCGGTGCAACGTGCGATATCACGGCTACCCCCGCGTGCCTCGCCATTGAAGTGCCCGTGCTCGGAACGGTGGGCGACTGTGCTGGTCTGATTGTCGGGTGGCAGAAAGTTGCGTACCGGTACGTGCTGTGGAGTTCACTTGCCGCCACTGAGCGGACCCCCATGGCTGGCATCTCGAGCGTGGCCTATGCCATGCAGGAGATTCGCGGGGCGGCATCGGGCGATTACATCAGTGTCACAACGAACTGCACGATTGCCAACCAGCCTGCGGCCCCGACAGTAACGACCACATCACTGCTTGACGATACGTTGGCCCTGACCTCAGGACATGCAGCTTTTGCTTATACCGCGACGACTAAAACGGTGACGATCAAGGTAAGAAGTGTATCGGCCACGGGAGGCACATTGCGATACTCTCCTACTACAGGCCCCTATATCTTGACGATCTTTGCCCGAAACGTTCTCTGA
- a CDS encoding IS4-like element ISDds2 family transposase: protein MKTRSRHPHDSLQTALRCAFPLDGRRLEVLTALILAMVQARSVVLYTLKTHVHLPGSFDTRYQRLRRFVRFEFPDHFFVRFALFSLPDGELNLILDRTNWKLGKQDVNILLLSAVWDSFSLPLVWALLPHGGSSSHQERFAHLLRFVRCCSERHIGSLLADREFIGKSWFTFLDQHGIAPCIRLPATATIGTGKLPVSYGVSSRLCATKNTADEVLYLAYRGYASVNLRRYAQRWQAENLHSALKTRGFNLEDTGLTQAERVSTVLTCVSAAFIWAYVTCQVLAAKQPVKRKEDGYRAVSVFRLGLDHLQDLLLHPSLSSWRALQALMPSFDW, encoded by the coding sequence TTGAAAACCCGGAGCCGACACCCACACGACAGCCTGCAGACCGCGCTGCGGTGTGCGTTTCCTCTTGACGGCCGCCGTCTTGAGGTCCTGACGGCGCTGATCCTGGCCATGGTGCAAGCCCGCAGTGTCGTGCTGTACACGCTGAAGACTCATGTGCACTTGCCCGGCTCCTTCGACACGCGGTACCAGCGGTTGCGGCGTTTTGTCCGCTTCGAGTTTCCAGACCATTTCTTTGTCCGCTTCGCGCTGTTCTCCCTCCCAGACGGCGAGCTGAACCTGATCCTGGACCGCACCAATTGGAAACTGGGCAAGCAGGATGTCAATATCCTGCTGCTCTCTGCAGTCTGGGACAGCTTCAGTCTGCCGTTGGTGTGGGCACTGCTCCCCCATGGGGGAAGCAGCTCGCATCAGGAGCGCTTCGCGCACCTGTTGCGCTTTGTGCGGTGCTGCTCCGAGCGACACATCGGGAGCCTCCTCGCGGATCGGGAGTTCATCGGGAAATCGTGGTTTACCTTTCTTGATCAGCACGGGATTGCGCCCTGTATCCGCCTCCCGGCAACGGCGACGATCGGGACCGGCAAACTGCCGGTCTCGTACGGCGTGTCCTCGCGCCTGTGTGCCACCAAGAATACTGCTGACGAGGTGCTGTACCTCGCGTACCGGGGTTACGCTTCAGTGAATCTCCGCCGCTATGCTCAGCGCTGGCAGGCGGAAAACCTGCACTCCGCCTTGAAAACCAGAGGCTTCAACCTGGAAGACACGGGCCTGACGCAGGCAGAGCGCGTCTCGACCGTGCTGACCTGTGTGTCGGCTGCTTTTATCTGGGCCTACGTAACGTGCCAGGTCCTGGCTGCCAAGCAGCCCGTGAAACGGAAGGAAGACGGATACCGTGCGGTATCCGTCTTCCGACTGGGACTCGATCATCTTCAGGATCTGCTACTCCATCCATCACTATCGTCCTGGCGGGCATTACAGGCCCTCATGCCGAGTTTTGACTGGTAG
- a CDS encoding SIR2 family NAD-dependent protein deacylase, whose translation MSLQRYVGHIRHLRDRLWMPGVHGRAAVLVGAGFSRNAQAIYADAPEFALLSDYVEVFAKALGRDVNDAKFIPIDRLAEEYESSFGREALNDVIQRLIPWTAYRPGQLHKKLLQLPWADIFTTNYDPLLESARQLVPTRRYDFVTHPDDLPTAQRPRIIKLHGSFPSTRPFVFTEEDFRQYPQRFAPFVNAVQQSMLENTLCLVGFQGDDPNFLRWAGWIRDELGPHRPLIYLVNILNLNDARRRYLEKRQIIPIDLGDILEFKDGTPMSERFRIANDWFLESLKNGRPENLLDWPKHSKPAKTIMYSPLPIEPSRARIRRLLTSDNYSPDQLFLYWRERRETYPKWEVFRTVHSEYLKYDPHHGAYYAFKSVQELPAPLDILLLRELVWRYTLQHAPLEPELLQEVITRLDLYAPFDTGRDAPENQINRTSTPSLKIPAAWAPDGKERDLSWSEVRSIWIELAFAVLATHRMYLDVEAFKEWSSCLEQHADLSHFPEWEAQWHWEQVRLAINLLDVKGAETSLQVWPQNLGNPFWEIRRAASLGELGHLEKARTIFTSALERLRAGHQPGQLNPRLMSQLAWAIRLRSFIFDGFDEGVPEQEEEFEDKEGLWRLGIDPSADLRHWTTLVSAKYREASRSAVKLEFRREFDIGQATRTFSTQFNDEIESDPLVGMSFLRFLEWAAYPLRIGSRVFATQDLQPALLLLSHPFTFHTAVLTSIRVGDSNTLNGLLSRERVAALPNDQLEFLTQTLFTSVRQTVSRVRGSNDNLRLEQFRLVSHILTLGIEALSRVILRASTDVIRSALDLAIEVAETPSVQQDYRCYEAMSLFVNRILDRWDKDDIEALVQRLADFPLPQSEQFTYKWPTPLLHQHFDRIKRTTNNRWVTSRTVDRLINVVMTNPIGQRPFASLALFRLLKMNALSDREAKRYGDALWHLIDKHSKLPMQTGLMDFALLSIPTSKSVQPDVRFKEYFLSDRFFDVELNSSVVAGQGDSADTIIKGLLNLLGSSEPDENGSVPITWSSDEAEKLLINLQEWWFKWIEYVNVSLQQRGGFYSGNLEKATRSILQVVHDLILKNWSEDPKIVYQFSDLIQKYMNDKGFTIPSVLGDHKGITHESVINALLSNNDRIMERAIWDAAKIVQAGNEGEREILRRLLVSRVIDRASPELDTVLRAITFLIEQRAQILHPDEHSLLLTSLDYLANETELKSQNLTVLSHEARTARSDIRAAASKLVVILLQHASSLRFDSDLSLHPTIRKWRAIGQNDPLPEVRQPWENFM comes from the coding sequence ATGTCGCTTCAACGTTACGTTGGTCACATTCGTCATTTGCGCGATCGGCTGTGGATGCCTGGAGTTCATGGACGAGCAGCCGTCCTGGTAGGAGCAGGTTTCAGTCGAAATGCCCAGGCAATTTATGCTGATGCGCCTGAGTTTGCCTTGCTGTCTGACTATGTGGAGGTGTTCGCGAAGGCACTTGGACGGGACGTGAATGATGCAAAGTTCATTCCGATTGATCGGCTAGCAGAAGAGTATGAATCATCGTTTGGTCGGGAAGCACTAAACGATGTGATTCAACGCTTGATCCCTTGGACAGCATATCGACCCGGTCAACTGCACAAAAAACTTCTCCAGCTGCCTTGGGCAGATATTTTTACTACAAATTACGATCCACTTTTGGAAAGTGCACGACAGTTGGTGCCCACCCGTCGGTATGACTTTGTGACGCACCCCGATGACCTGCCAACTGCTCAGAGGCCGCGAATTATAAAGCTTCATGGTAGTTTTCCTTCTACGCGGCCCTTCGTATTTACTGAAGAAGATTTCCGACAGTATCCTCAACGATTTGCGCCGTTCGTAAACGCAGTACAACAAAGTATGCTAGAGAACACCCTGTGTTTAGTTGGATTTCAGGGAGATGATCCGAACTTTTTGCGGTGGGCTGGGTGGATCAGAGACGAATTAGGACCGCATCGACCTCTCATTTATCTCGTGAATATTTTAAACCTCAATGACGCAAGAAGGCGTTATTTAGAAAAACGCCAAATTATTCCAATTGACCTGGGAGACATCTTGGAATTCAAAGATGGAACACCTATGTCTGAGCGCTTCAGAATTGCGAATGACTGGTTTTTGGAATCCCTTAAAAACGGACGCCCGGAGAATCTACTAGACTGGCCAAAACATTCTAAACCTGCAAAGACGATAATGTACTCTCCCCTTCCTATCGAGCCTAGTCGTGCTAGGATAAGGCGGCTTCTTACAAGTGATAATTATTCCCCAGATCAGCTGTTCCTTTATTGGCGCGAACGCCGTGAAACCTATCCAAAGTGGGAAGTGTTTCGAACTGTTCATAGCGAATATTTAAAATATGATCCGCATCACGGAGCGTATTATGCTTTTAAATCAGTCCAGGAGTTGCCTGCACCACTTGATATTCTGCTTTTGCGAGAGCTGGTATGGCGATACACCCTTCAACATGCCCCACTCGAACCTGAACTGTTACAGGAAGTTATAACTAGGCTTGATCTGTACGCGCCGTTCGACACAGGACGCGACGCTCCTGAAAACCAGATCAACCGCACTTCCACTCCTTCATTAAAGATTCCGGCAGCCTGGGCCCCTGACGGCAAAGAGAGAGACTTGAGCTGGTCTGAAGTGCGCTCCATTTGGATTGAGCTGGCCTTCGCTGTTCTAGCGACACACCGCATGTATCTTGATGTCGAAGCCTTCAAAGAGTGGTCGAGCTGTTTAGAACAACACGCTGACCTCAGTCATTTCCCAGAATGGGAAGCGCAATGGCACTGGGAGCAGGTGAGACTTGCTATTAACCTGCTGGATGTAAAAGGCGCTGAAACAAGTCTGCAGGTGTGGCCCCAGAACCTCGGGAACCCTTTCTGGGAAATACGGCGAGCAGCATCGCTAGGAGAATTGGGCCACCTGGAGAAGGCCCGGACGATCTTCACCAGTGCTCTCGAACGGCTCCGCGCTGGCCATCAACCTGGGCAACTGAACCCTCGCTTGATGTCACAGCTCGCTTGGGCAATACGATTGAGGAGTTTTATATTCGATGGATTTGATGAAGGTGTTCCTGAACAAGAGGAGGAATTTGAGGACAAGGAAGGATTGTGGCGGTTAGGGATCGATCCGTCAGCCGATCTAAGACACTGGACAACTCTTGTCTCTGCTAAATATCGCGAAGCATCAAGATCAGCAGTAAAGCTAGAATTTCGGCGTGAGTTTGATATAGGTCAGGCAACACGAACTTTTTCAACTCAATTTAATGATGAGATCGAAAGTGATCCGTTGGTGGGAATGAGCTTTCTCCGATTCTTGGAATGGGCAGCCTATCCCTTACGTATCGGAAGCCGTGTTTTCGCCACGCAGGACCTTCAGCCTGCTCTCCTTTTGCTGAGCCATCCTTTTACTTTTCATACGGCAGTGCTGACCAGTATTCGCGTTGGGGATTCCAATACGCTAAATGGACTGCTGTCGCGTGAGCGAGTCGCTGCTCTACCGAATGACCAGTTGGAATTCCTTACCCAAACCCTGTTCACGTCCGTCAGGCAGACTGTAAGCAGAGTAAGAGGATCTAACGACAACCTTCGTTTGGAACAATTTAGGTTAGTCAGCCATATTCTTACCCTAGGTATTGAAGCCCTTTCTCGTGTGATTTTGCGTGCATCGACTGATGTAATAAGAAGTGCTCTAGATCTAGCGATAGAAGTGGCTGAGACCCCGTCGGTTCAACAGGACTACCGCTGCTACGAAGCAATGTCATTGTTTGTAAACCGAATTCTTGACCGGTGGGATAAAGATGACATTGAGGCGTTGGTTCAGCGGCTTGCTGACTTTCCTCTACCGCAGTCAGAACAATTTACGTACAAGTGGCCTACGCCACTCTTGCACCAGCATTTCGACCGTATTAAACGTACGACTAATAATCGGTGGGTGACTTCTAGAACGGTGGATCGACTAATCAATGTGGTGATGACAAACCCTATTGGTCAAAGGCCATTCGCGAGCCTAGCGCTTTTCAGACTTTTAAAAATGAATGCTCTCAGTGATCGGGAAGCTAAGAGATATGGTGATGCTCTATGGCATCTTATTGACAAACACTCTAAGCTGCCAATGCAGACAGGACTAATGGATTTCGCCTTACTCTCAATACCGACCTCCAAATCAGTCCAACCGGACGTACGGTTTAAGGAATACTTTTTGAGCGATAGGTTCTTTGACGTTGAACTAAACTCGAGCGTGGTTGCAGGTCAGGGCGATTCTGCGGATACTATTATAAAAGGCTTATTAAATTTATTGGGAAGTAGTGAACCTGATGAAAATGGCAGCGTACCAATTACTTGGTCATCAGATGAGGCAGAGAAGCTTCTTATCAACCTGCAAGAGTGGTGGTTCAAATGGATTGAGTATGTAAACGTTAGTCTTCAGCAACGTGGTGGTTTCTATTCGGGTAACCTAGAAAAAGCTACAAGAAGTATCCTGCAAGTCGTACACGACCTGATTTTGAAAAATTGGTCTGAAGACCCTAAGATCGTATACCAATTTTCTGATTTGATTCAAAAGTACATGAATGACAAGGGATTTACTATCCCATCAGTCCTGGGGGATCATAAAGGGATTACACATGAGTCGGTTATTAACGCTTTGCTTAGTAATAATGATCGAATTATGGAGCGGGCGATATGGGATGCCGCGAAGATAGTGCAAGCAGGAAACGAAGGTGAAAGGGAGATACTCCGTAGGTTACTAGTTTCCCGAGTTATTGATCGTGCCTCCCCAGAATTGGACACTGTTTTACGTGCAATAACCTTTTTAATCGAGCAACGGGCCCAAATTCTGCATCCAGACGAACATTCACTACTGCTTACTAGCCTCGACTATTTGGCTAACGAGACAGAACTAAAATCGCAGAACCTCACTGTGTTGTCGCACGAAGCACGTACAGCCCGCAGTGATATAAGAGCCGCTGCGTCAAAGCTTGTTGTAATACTCCTACAGCATGCGTCGTCGTTGCGCTTCGACTCAGACCTAAGTCTCCATCCCACTATTCGGAAGTGGCGGGCTATAGGGCAAAATGATCCTTTGCCAGAAGTGCGTCAACCGTGGGAAAATTTTATGTAA
- a CDS encoding PulJ/GspJ family protein: MMMRDTQSGFTLIEILVSMAIFAIISASVMTFLPALTKSNGATNDQQRVTLVAKAFFEEARSRLRTNFADTLSTVTVPTNDNGLICTKSMSTLHSDLKRVKLSCALNSKTYTFSLDVGVGS; the protein is encoded by the coding sequence ATGATGATGCGTGACACACAAAGTGGCTTTACTTTGATTGAGATTCTTGTATCTATGGCAATTTTTGCCATCATTTCTGCTTCGGTGATGACATTCCTGCCGGCCCTGACGAAATCCAACGGGGCTACAAACGATCAGCAGCGGGTGACGCTGGTCGCCAAAGCCTTTTTCGAGGAGGCGCGGAGCAGGTTGCGCACCAACTTTGCCGATACGCTTTCGACGGTCACGGTTCCGACCAACGACAACGGCCTGATATGCACCAAGTCTATGTCGACGCTTCACTCCGATCTGAAGCGCGTCAAACTGAGTTGTGCACTGAACAGCAAGACCTATACCTTCAGCCTGGATGTCGGGGTGGGGTCGTGA